The bacterium genome includes a region encoding these proteins:
- a CDS encoding DUF4097 domain-containing protein, producing MRHWIQVGERIEEVVAAVPGGRLIANLDRGSVQVCSHDSNHVRVSIELRGLPGAGAEVEIEHDGRDVRIELALDGGLSSFLSLLSAKLDISIPRQYSLDIDTRGGSVRAKEIGGFVGIKTSGGGIEVSDVAEEARLETSGGRVEAIGIAGDLEVRTSGGSVQAVDVVGDLKARTSGGKIAVLGAESCVDAKTSGGPIEVEFAGEPEGRLKTSGGSIEIDYPDDLGIDLDAKTSGGKISIESTIEVRGQASRRRVVGQLDQGGQPLELRTSGGSIRIGTYRTRGEQRVAGDFATT from the coding sequence ATGCGCCATTGGATCCAGGTCGGAGAGCGAATCGAAGAAGTGGTCGCGGCCGTGCCAGGCGGCCGCCTCATCGCGAATCTGGATCGCGGCTCGGTTCAGGTTTGCTCGCACGACTCGAACCACGTCCGGGTGAGTATCGAGTTGCGGGGGCTTCCGGGCGCGGGTGCCGAAGTGGAGATTGAACACGATGGTCGGGACGTTCGCATCGAACTCGCTCTGGATGGCGGGTTGTCTTCGTTTCTGAGCCTGCTCAGCGCGAAACTCGACATCTCGATTCCCAGGCAGTACTCGCTCGACATCGATACCCGGGGAGGCTCCGTTCGCGCCAAAGAGATCGGCGGCTTTGTCGGAATCAAGACGAGTGGGGGTGGCATCGAAGTCTCAGACGTGGCAGAAGAAGCCCGGCTCGAGACCTCCGGGGGTAGGGTCGAGGCCATCGGGATCGCAGGTGACCTCGAAGTCAGGACCAGCGGGGGTTCGGTTCAGGCCGTCGATGTGGTCGGCGACCTGAAAGCGCGCACGAGCGGTGGCAAGATCGCGGTACTTGGAGCCGAGTCCTGTGTAGACGCCAAGACCAGTGGTGGCCCGATTGAAGTAGAGTTTGCTGGAGAACCTGAAGGACGACTCAAGACCTCGGGCGGCTCGATCGAGATCGACTATCCAGATGACCTCGGCATCGACCTCGATGCCAAGACCTCAGGAGGCAAGATCTCCATCGAATCGACGATCGAAGTTCGAGGTCAGGCCAGCCGCCGGCGCGTGGTAGGTCAGCTCGATCAGGGTGGACAGCCTCTCGAACTGCGAACCTCGGGTGGCAGTATTCGCATCGGGACGTATCGCACGAGGGGCGAGCAACGCGTGGCCGGAGACTTCGCAACGACCTGA